One part of the Brevundimonas subvibrioides ATCC 15264 genome encodes these proteins:
- a CDS encoding 4a-hydroxytetrahydrobiopterin dehydratase, whose translation MTRPTVPPTEAAAALSGWAVAPGDRPAIARALKFADFNTAFAFMARVALKAETMDHHPEWSNVYNRVDILLTTHDAGGVTELDLTLARFINDAATSLGGE comes from the coding sequence ATGACCCGTCCCACCGTTCCCCCGACCGAAGCCGCCGCCGCCCTGTCGGGCTGGGCCGTGGCCCCCGGCGACCGCCCCGCCATCGCCCGCGCGCTGAAGTTCGCCGACTTCAACACGGCCTTCGCCTTCATGGCCCGGGTGGCGCTGAAGGCCGAGACGATGGACCATCATCCCGAATGGTCGAACGTCTACAACCGGGTCGACATCCTGCTGACGACGCACGACGCGGGCGGGGTGACAGAGCTCGATCTCACGCTGGCGCGCTTCATCAATGACGCCGCGACGTCCCTGGGAGGGGAATGA
- a CDS encoding YnbE family lipoprotein, which produces MTLPFRLTRPLLLAMGTAVLLAGCTPTIRLQVDPIQIYAKLDADVRVRLDQELRDLLTENPNLF; this is translated from the coding sequence ATGACCCTGCCTTTTCGCCTGACACGCCCCCTGCTTCTGGCGATGGGGACGGCCGTCCTGCTCGCGGGCTGCACCCCGACGATCCGGCTGCAGGTCGATCCGATCCAGATCTACGCCAAGCTGGACGCCGACGTTCGCGTTCGGCTGGATCAGGAGCTGCGCGACCTACTGACCGAAAACCCCAATCTGTTCTGA
- a CDS encoding class I SAM-dependent methyltransferase, producing MSDTDSPSAKTSPFGFRDVDAREKVQMVRGVFDSVASSYDLMNDLMSGGVHRLWKDAAAAKLNPRPGEVILDVAGGTGDMARRYSKMARAAQERRGGEDARVVVLDYNAEMILAGVDKGGEPEMIWTVGDAMALPMPDASVDAYSISFGIRNVSDIAGALKEARRVLKPGGRFLCLEFSRPTAEAVRKAYDAWSFHAIPRIGGWVAKDRDSYQYLVESIRRFPDQSTFKAMIEDAGFSRVTVTNLSGGVAAIHFGWAI from the coding sequence ATGAGCGATACCGACAGCCCCTCCGCCAAGACCTCGCCGTTTGGATTCCGCGACGTCGACGCGCGCGAAAAGGTCCAGATGGTCCGGGGCGTGTTCGACAGCGTGGCCTCCAGCTACGACCTGATGAACGACCTGATGAGCGGGGGCGTGCACCGGCTTTGGAAGGACGCGGCCGCGGCCAAACTCAACCCCCGTCCGGGCGAGGTCATCCTGGATGTCGCGGGCGGCACCGGGGACATGGCCCGCCGCTATTCGAAGATGGCGCGCGCGGCCCAGGAGCGGCGCGGCGGCGAAGATGCCCGGGTCGTGGTCCTCGACTACAATGCCGAGATGATCCTGGCGGGCGTGGACAAGGGCGGCGAGCCGGAGATGATCTGGACCGTCGGGGACGCCATGGCCCTGCCGATGCCGGATGCGTCGGTGGACGCCTATTCGATCAGTTTCGGGATCCGCAATGTCTCGGACATCGCGGGCGCGCTGAAGGAAGCCCGCCGGGTGCTGAAGCCCGGGGGGCGGTTCCTCTGCCTGGAGTTCTCGCGTCCCACGGCCGAGGCGGTGAGGAAGGCCTATGACGCCTGGTCCTTCCACGCCATTCCGCGAATCGGCGGCTGGGTCGCCAAGGACCGCGACAGCTACCAGTACCTGGTCGAGAGCATCCGCCGCTTCCCGGACCAGTCGACCTTCAAGGCCATGATCGAGGACGCCGGGTTCAGCCGGGTGACGGTGACCAATCTGTCCGGCGGTGTCGCCGCGATCCATTTCGGGTGGGCGATCTGA
- a CDS encoding intermembrane phospholipid transport protein YdbH family protein — MSDPSPRGTRQRRTGRRILTVLGVVLLIVMVLAATAWMNRRVAAREILVGWLDRRGIEADVTIQRLELTGFVGRVRIGDPSNPDVTVERVEVDYALGLPWSRQGFGVTPSRIRLVRPVARATWKAGKLSLGSLDPLVEEFTGRPARPDSRGPLVLIETGRLRLDTEYGPVSLLADARIDDGKLMRLAARMPAAALKSGDTEARGLGGRLDLTTTGDRVAVSTDLSADALTVAGASGEAVSLRATGDLPYPDFKARRGDGRAVIDLALTGRRLSQGEVTATGANLTLRAEGTVTGWIETLAFSGVSDVRLSAGRFVSPAISAREATVRATNARVSATRRGSGLGGRFEGPVTLRAASGRAADFDLSAVSLSVPDLSLATQAGRLIAGGSVTAALGRFGFDTLQLDDVSSRMALDYVSDRPEALALTGSVAARNGAWPLFGPTGPEDVPELAEMKRALGAFALSAPSLRVTSGTAGLAIGLTQPARIAPANGGVLTLSPVARPIFAAAPGQRGGGALSLTATRGRGLPEATFAVPDWRLTAGGFQATLDGRAALEFGLARGLRVQTRGVLATDGGRLTYTAATCIPLSVERLELDENDVMDVSGRLCPSGGPLVVSQDGRWRAGGRFEAVSAVAPFLALDVVDATGRVSVTGSAAGLGLEAVVTSAGVEDATRPRRFNPLTASGTARLADEQWSGTFDLASSGDSLGRLTLAHDGLTGAGGVTIDAPSLVFAEGGLQPADLSPLAADFVQSPATGTASFTGRIDWRPDLPEGSSSGRLVIPGMDFVSPAGPVKGLSGTIDFTNLAPLTTAPGQTLRVATLESIAPLTDLDLTFQLDKAAITVAGGRINAAGGSVSVEPFSVPLDRRPFSGVIVLDRVQLGDLIAGSGFGDKVKLDAVVSGRLPFTSDPDSGVKITGGTLYAAQAGRLSIQREALTGLEAGGGGEVPPGTVEDLAYQAMENLAFDVLTADVNSLDQGRVGVLFHIKGRHDPPQRQELRLSLSELISREFLNRPLPLPSNTGIDLTLDTTLNLNQLVSDLLAINRARSGPTEIEAAPNETRP, encoded by the coding sequence ATGAGCGACCCGTCTCCGCGGGGGACCCGGCAGCGGCGGACGGGCCGACGCATCCTGACCGTTCTGGGCGTCGTCCTGCTTATCGTCATGGTCCTGGCCGCGACCGCATGGATGAACCGGCGTGTTGCAGCGCGGGAAATCCTCGTCGGCTGGCTGGATCGGCGCGGGATCGAGGCCGACGTGACGATCCAGCGGCTGGAGCTGACCGGCTTCGTCGGTCGGGTCCGCATCGGCGATCCCTCGAACCCGGACGTGACCGTCGAACGGGTCGAGGTGGACTATGCGCTGGGCCTGCCGTGGTCGCGCCAGGGGTTCGGGGTGACGCCCTCGCGCATCCGGCTGGTGAGACCGGTCGCGCGCGCCACCTGGAAGGCCGGAAAGCTGTCGCTGGGGTCGCTGGATCCCCTGGTCGAGGAATTCACCGGTCGACCCGCCCGCCCGGACAGCCGGGGCCCGCTGGTCCTGATCGAGACCGGACGCCTGCGGCTGGACACCGAATACGGGCCCGTGTCCCTGCTGGCCGATGCCCGGATCGACGACGGCAAGCTGATGCGGCTGGCGGCGCGCATGCCCGCCGCCGCCCTGAAGAGCGGCGACACCGAGGCACGGGGCCTGGGTGGGCGACTGGACCTGACGACGACCGGCGACCGGGTGGCGGTGAGCACCGACCTGTCGGCCGACGCCCTGACCGTGGCAGGCGCATCGGGCGAGGCGGTGTCGCTCCGCGCCACGGGCGACCTGCCCTATCCGGACTTCAAGGCGCGGCGCGGGGATGGCCGCGCCGTCATCGACCTGGCCCTGACCGGGCGGCGGTTGAGCCAAGGCGAGGTGACGGCCACCGGGGCCAATCTGACGCTCAGGGCCGAGGGCACGGTCACCGGCTGGATCGAGACCCTGGCCTTCAGCGGTGTGTCCGATGTCCGCCTGTCGGCGGGACGGTTCGTGTCGCCGGCCATTTCGGCCCGCGAGGCCACCGTCCGCGCGACGAACGCCCGCGTCTCCGCCACCCGGCGCGGAAGCGGACTGGGCGGGCGGTTCGAGGGGCCGGTCACCCTGCGGGCGGCGTCGGGTCGTGCCGCCGATTTCGATCTGTCGGCCGTGTCGCTGTCGGTGCCCGATCTGAGCCTCGCGACACAGGCCGGACGCCTCATCGCCGGGGGATCGGTCACGGCAGCCCTGGGCCGTTTCGGCTTCGACACCTTGCAGCTGGACGACGTCTCGAGCCGGATGGCGCTGGACTATGTCTCGGACCGGCCCGAGGCGCTGGCCCTGACCGGAAGCGTCGCGGCGCGGAACGGGGCCTGGCCGCTGTTCGGCCCGACAGGCCCGGAGGACGTGCCGGAACTGGCCGAGATGAAGCGGGCGCTGGGGGCCTTCGCCCTGAGCGCGCCATCGCTGCGCGTCACGTCGGGCACGGCCGGTCTGGCCATCGGCCTGACGCAGCCCGCCCGCATCGCCCCGGCCAACGGCGGCGTGCTGACCCTCAGCCCCGTCGCCCGGCCGATCTTCGCCGCCGCCCCCGGCCAGCGCGGGGGCGGTGCCCTGTCCCTGACGGCCACGCGCGGACGCGGCCTGCCCGAGGCGACCTTTGCCGTCCCCGACTGGCGGCTGACGGCAGGCGGGTTCCAGGCGACGCTGGACGGACGGGCGGCGCTGGAATTCGGCCTCGCGCGCGGGCTCCGCGTCCAGACGCGAGGCGTCCTGGCGACCGACGGCGGGCGGCTGACCTACACCGCCGCAACCTGCATCCCGCTGAGCGTCGAACGGCTGGAGCTGGACGAGAACGACGTCATGGACGTCTCGGGCCGGCTGTGTCCCTCCGGGGGCCCGCTCGTGGTGTCACAGGACGGCCGCTGGCGTGCCGGCGGGCGGTTCGAGGCGGTGTCCGCCGTCGCCCCCTTCCTCGCCCTGGATGTGGTCGATGCGACCGGCCGCGTCAGCGTGACGGGTTCGGCCGCGGGCCTCGGGCTGGAGGCCGTCGTGACCTCGGCGGGCGTGGAAGACGCGACCCGGCCGCGCCGCTTCAACCCCCTGACCGCGTCCGGGACCGCGAGACTTGCCGACGAGCAGTGGTCCGGAACGTTCGATCTGGCCAGCAGCGGCGACAGCCTCGGCCGCCTGACCCTGGCCCATGACGGCCTGACCGGCGCGGGCGGCGTCACGATCGATGCACCCTCTCTGGTCTTCGCCGAAGGCGGTCTGCAGCCCGCCGACCTCAGCCCCCTCGCCGCCGACTTCGTCCAGTCCCCCGCGACCGGCACTGCGTCGTTCACCGGCCGGATCGACTGGCGGCCCGACCTGCCCGAAGGATCCAGTTCCGGGCGTCTGGTCATCCCCGGCATGGATTTCGTCAGCCCGGCCGGGCCGGTGAAGGGCCTGTCGGGAACCATCGACTTCACCAACCTGGCCCCCCTGACCACCGCACCGGGCCAGACGTTGCGCGTCGCCACGCTGGAGTCGATCGCGCCCCTGACCGACCTGGACCTGACGTTCCAGCTCGACAAGGCCGCCATCACCGTCGCCGGCGGCCGCATCAATGCGGCCGGCGGGTCGGTCAGCGTCGAGCCCTTCTCGGTGCCTCTGGACCGCCGGCCGTTTTCCGGCGTCATCGTGCTGGACCGGGTTCAGCTGGGCGATCTGATCGCCGGGTCCGGGTTCGGCGACAAGGTCAAGCTGGATGCCGTCGTGTCGGGCCGCCTGCCCTTCACCAGCGATCCGGACAGCGGCGTGAAGATCACCGGCGGCACCCTGTACGCCGCCCAGGCCGGACGCCTGTCGATCCAGCGCGAAGCCCTGACGGGGCTGGAGGCCGGCGGCGGAGGGGAGGTCCCGCCCGGTACGGTCGAGGATCTGGCCTATCAGGCCATGGAGAACCTGGCCTTCGACGTGCTGACCGCCGACGTGAACAGCCTGGATCAGGGCCGTGTCGGCGTTCTGTTCCACATCAAGGGCCGGCACGATCCGCCCCAGCGCCAGGAGCTGCGCCTGAGCCTGTCGGAGCTGATCAGCCGCGAATTCCTGAACAGGCCCCTGCCCCTGCCCTCGAACACGGGGATCGACCTGACGCTGGACACCACCCTGAACCTCAACCAGCTTGTCTCGGACCTGCTGGCGATCAATCGCGCGCGGTCCGGCCCCACCGAGATCGAGGCCGCACCGAACGAAACCCGGCCTTGA
- the ubiB gene encoding 2-polyprenylphenol 6-hydroxylase: protein MGDLSLSTSYRVAPAPPPTVPVRDPVGATWRLLRWGGALAKHDALLPRELTPLLPGWMRPVAGFIHLFAGKESRDGRPGQRLGRAFETLGPVAIKLGQVMATRADIFGIEFARDLGRLKDKLPPFPTELARQEVERSIGRPVESLFTDFGDPIGAASLAQAHPAWLADGRKVAVKVLRPGVERRVTTGLDAMRLAARLVHRFVPAARRLEPDAFVETVARSMYLELDMRLEAAAASELHDIMERARGDGAHMSAPKVVWDGVGKRVLTLEWAVGMPMTDPGAILQPGLDIDALADNVVRAFLVQALDYGTFHADLHEGNLFAYAPAELTAVDFGIVGRLGEGERRYLAEILWGFLTRDYPRIARVHFEAGYVPPHHSVEAFAQALRAVGEPVIGRAASQVSMGRLLGQLFEITALFDMHLRPELILLQKTMVSVEGVARRLNPDHDLWSAAQPVVERWITRELGPRAQVRDGLKEILSGARALSRLVQDPPAPQTVVVEPVRTPTWIVVCISAATTMSAAALVLSLWTRIMG from the coding sequence GTGGGCGATCTGAGCCTGTCCACGTCATACCGGGTCGCGCCCGCGCCGCCGCCCACGGTCCCCGTGCGCGATCCCGTCGGCGCGACCTGGCGGCTGCTGCGCTGGGGCGGTGCCCTGGCGAAGCACGACGCGCTTCTGCCGCGTGAGCTGACGCCGCTGCTGCCTGGCTGGATGCGGCCGGTCGCCGGGTTCATTCACCTGTTCGCCGGCAAGGAAAGCCGCGACGGGCGTCCCGGCCAGCGGCTGGGCCGCGCCTTCGAGACCCTGGGGCCCGTGGCGATCAAGCTGGGGCAGGTCATGGCCACCCGCGCCGACATCTTCGGCATCGAGTTCGCGCGCGACCTCGGCCGGCTGAAGGACAAGCTGCCGCCCTTCCCGACCGAACTGGCGCGCCAGGAGGTCGAACGTTCCATCGGTCGCCCGGTCGAGAGCCTGTTCACGGACTTCGGCGATCCGATCGGCGCCGCCTCCCTGGCCCAGGCGCATCCCGCCTGGCTGGCGGACGGGCGCAAGGTCGCGGTCAAGGTCCTGCGCCCGGGCGTGGAGCGGCGCGTGACGACGGGGCTGGATGCGATGCGCCTCGCGGCCCGTCTGGTGCACCGCTTCGTGCCCGCCGCCCGGCGGCTGGAACCGGACGCCTTCGTCGAGACGGTGGCCCGGTCGATGTATCTGGAACTGGACATGCGGCTGGAAGCCGCGGCGGCGTCCGAGCTTCACGACATCATGGAAAGGGCCCGTGGCGACGGGGCTCACATGTCGGCTCCCAAGGTCGTCTGGGACGGGGTGGGCAAGCGCGTCCTGACGCTGGAGTGGGCGGTCGGCATGCCCATGACGGACCCCGGGGCGATCCTGCAGCCCGGGCTGGATATCGATGCCCTGGCCGACAACGTCGTGCGCGCCTTCCTGGTCCAGGCCCTCGACTACGGGACGTTCCACGCCGACCTGCACGAGGGCAATCTGTTCGCCTATGCCCCGGCCGAGCTGACCGCCGTCGATTTCGGCATCGTCGGGCGGCTGGGCGAGGGGGAGCGGCGCTATCTGGCGGAGATCCTCTGGGGCTTCCTGACGCGCGACTATCCCCGCATCGCCCGCGTGCATTTCGAGGCCGGATACGTCCCGCCGCACCATTCGGTCGAGGCCTTCGCCCAGGCCCTGCGCGCGGTCGGCGAGCCGGTGATCGGCCGGGCCGCCAGTCAGGTCTCGATGGGCCGGCTGCTGGGCCAGCTGTTCGAGATCACGGCCCTGTTCGACATGCACCTGCGGCCCGAGCTGATCCTGCTGCAGAAGACCATGGTGTCGGTCGAGGGGGTGGCCCGGCGCCTGAACCCGGATCACGACCTCTGGTCGGCGGCCCAGCCCGTGGTCGAACGCTGGATCACGCGCGAACTGGGCCCCCGCGCCCAGGTCCGCGACGGCCTGAAGGAGATCCTGTCCGGGGCCCGGGCCCTGTCCCGGCTGGTCCAGGATCCGCCCGCGCCGCAGACGGTGGTGGTCGAGCCCGTTCGCACCCCGACCTGGATCGTCGTCTGCATTTCCGCGGCCACGACGATGTCGGCCGCCGCCCTCGTTCTGTCGCTTTGGACCCGGATCATGGGCTGA
- a CDS encoding Crp/Fnr family transcriptional regulator produces MDNLWIASLEPADRKRLEPHLHETAFTQGQMLYDAGEAVDEVWFPMSGVVSLMTVLPEDRMVETAAIGREGLVGVTCGPMNARASSRAIAQIEGAAACCPADVFSDALARSEAMRVALSKFTEGLFAQVQQTAACNAQHRLDERLARWLLTLHDRADGARFNLTQADIAVMLGVRRATVSEVGTDLEGRKLVKRGRGWVEILDRPALEDAACGCYQSMRGVLKDLGVPRPKAPAI; encoded by the coding sequence ATGGACAATCTGTGGATCGCGTCGCTGGAGCCCGCCGATCGCAAACGGCTGGAGCCTCATCTGCATGAGACTGCGTTCACGCAGGGGCAGATGCTCTATGACGCCGGCGAGGCGGTCGACGAGGTCTGGTTCCCCATGAGCGGCGTGGTCAGCCTGATGACCGTCCTGCCCGAGGACCGGATGGTCGAGACTGCCGCCATCGGGCGCGAGGGTCTGGTGGGCGTCACCTGCGGGCCGATGAATGCGCGGGCGTCCAGCCGCGCCATCGCCCAGATCGAGGGGGCGGCCGCCTGCTGCCCGGCCGACGTGTTTTCGGACGCCCTGGCCCGCAGCGAGGCGATGCGGGTCGCCCTGTCGAAATTCACCGAGGGCCTTTTCGCCCAGGTGCAGCAGACCGCGGCCTGCAATGCCCAGCATCGGCTGGACGAGCGGCTGGCCCGGTGGCTGCTGACGCTCCACGACCGCGCCGACGGGGCCCGGTTCAACCTGACCCAGGCCGATATCGCGGTGATGCTGGGCGTGCGCCGGGCTACGGTTTCGGAAGTCGGTACCGACCTCGAAGGCAGGAAACTGGTCAAGCGCGGCCGCGGTTGGGTCGAGATTCTCGACCGTCCGGCGCTCGAGGACGCCGCCTGTGGCTGCTACCAGTCCATGCGCGGTGTCCTGAAGGATCTGGGTGTGCCCCGCCCCAAGGCACCCGCCATTTGA
- a CDS encoding EF-hand domain-containing protein — translation MRASVPSLAALTLAGVVCSACASDPGPGGGLLGPGPLAGGPGLFVSPFGELFASEPGQPWPVGQWFAKADANGDGRLTGVEFVADGQRVFRALDLRPDNRLTPDEIVLYERGLDAARATIPGFEGQGGPVGRPGAGYGGMALNGGAQEIESRIPPTPVRGPRAPRGPLAYGPIAAAGFFNYPQPIKAADTDTNQTVTAQEWSLATDRWFLALDTDRDGVLTLATLPRTPLQGLVER, via the coding sequence ATGCGCGCATCCGTCCCCTCTCTCGCCGCCCTGACGCTGGCGGGTGTCGTCTGTTCGGCGTGCGCCAGTGATCCGGGACCGGGGGGCGGTCTGCTGGGGCCCGGACCGCTGGCGGGCGGACCCGGCCTGTTCGTCAGTCCGTTCGGCGAACTGTTCGCGTCCGAGCCCGGCCAGCCCTGGCCCGTCGGTCAGTGGTTCGCGAAAGCCGACGCCAACGGCGATGGCCGGCTGACGGGCGTGGAGTTCGTGGCGGACGGCCAGCGTGTCTTTCGCGCTCTGGACCTGCGGCCGGACAATCGCCTGACGCCCGACGAGATCGTCCTCTACGAACGGGGCCTGGATGCCGCGCGCGCCACCATCCCCGGATTCGAGGGGCAGGGAGGACCGGTTGGCCGGCCCGGCGCAGGTTATGGCGGCATGGCGCTGAATGGCGGGGCGCAGGAAATCGAGTCCCGCATCCCGCCCACGCCCGTGCGGGGACCGCGGGCCCCGCGGGGTCCGCTGGCCTATGGCCCGATCGCGGCGGCGGGCTTCTTCAACTATCCGCAGCCCATCAAGGCGGCGGACACCGATACCAACCAGACCGTGACCGCCCAGGAGTGGTCGCTGGCCACCGATCGCTGGTTCCTTGCGCTGGACACGGATCGCGACGGCGTCCTGACCCTGGCCACCCTGCCGCGCACGCCGCTGCAGGGGCTGGTGGAGCGCTAG
- a CDS encoding DUF1318 domain-containing protein: protein MSLRKMFVLGAAVVALGVAAGASFAQTPAQKATIDAAKAQGVVGEQADGYLGIRTSASDPAVQDAVTTTNAARARAYAASAAQAGTTPDVAGARMFESQLLPRITSGQWYRNAAGQWVQR, encoded by the coding sequence ATGTCCCTTCGCAAGATGTTCGTCCTCGGCGCCGCCGTCGTGGCCCTGGGCGTCGCCGCCGGTGCCTCGTTCGCGCAGACCCCGGCCCAGAAGGCCACCATCGATGCCGCCAAGGCGCAGGGTGTCGTCGGCGAACAGGCCGACGGCTACCTGGGCATCAGGACGTCCGCGTCGGACCCGGCGGTCCAGGACGCCGTGACGACGACGAATGCCGCCCGCGCCCGGGCCTATGCCGCCAGCGCGGCCCAGGCCGGCACGACGCCCGACGTAGCGGGTGCCCGCATGTTCGAAAGCCAGCTGTTGCCGCGCATCACGTCCGGCCAATGGTACCGCAACGCCGCCGGCCAGTGGGTCCAGCGCTGA
- a CDS encoding SDR family oxidoreductase: MTKPGRVAGKAALITGGAQGLGEAIAWMLAREGAKVAVTDINGPGALALAARINDEIPGSAFGYAHDVTAEDQWTDVVARAAADMGGLSILVNNAGVGDVLLFSEQDTAENWQRQYEINMRSVMFGCKHAMPHLRASGAASIVNISSIAGLAAGVGMGAYNATKAAVWMYTKTVALEAAKMDWNVRVNSVHPVFIKTAILDPFIAMAGGDEVKAHERLARGIPLKRIGEPNDVAWCVLYLASDESKFVTGSEFKIDGGMTAQ; the protein is encoded by the coding sequence ATGACGAAACCTGGACGCGTCGCCGGCAAGGCGGCCCTGATCACCGGCGGGGCCCAGGGCCTGGGAGAGGCGATCGCCTGGATGCTGGCGCGCGAGGGGGCGAAGGTCGCGGTGACCGACATTAACGGCCCGGGCGCGCTGGCCCTGGCGGCCCGCATCAATGACGAAATTCCCGGCTCGGCCTTTGGCTACGCCCACGACGTCACCGCGGAGGACCAGTGGACCGACGTCGTGGCACGCGCGGCGGCCGACATGGGCGGGCTGTCGATTCTGGTGAACAACGCGGGCGTCGGCGACGTCCTGCTGTTCTCCGAGCAGGACACCGCCGAGAACTGGCAGCGTCAGTACGAGATCAACATGCGGTCGGTGATGTTCGGCTGCAAGCACGCCATGCCCCATCTGCGGGCCTCGGGCGCAGCCTCCATCGTCAACATCTCGTCGATTGCGGGACTGGCCGCCGGGGTCGGCATGGGGGCCTACAATGCGACCAAGGCCGCCGTCTGGATGTACACCAAGACGGTCGCGCTCGAGGCCGCCAAGATGGACTGGAACGTCCGCGTCAACTCGGTGCACCCCGTCTTCATCAAGACCGCGATCCTGGACCCCTTCATCGCCATGGCCGGCGGTGACGAGGTCAAGGCCCACGAGCGGCTGGCGCGCGGCATTCCCCTCAAGCGGATCGGCGAGCCGAACGACGTCGCCTGGTGCGTGCTCTACCTGGCGTCGGATGAATCCAAATTCGTCACGGGATCGGAGTTCAAGATCGACGGCGGAATGACGGCGCAGTGA